CGACGTCATCCTTCTCGAGAACACTCGCTTCTATCCGGGCGAGGAGTCCAAGGACAAGGACGAGATGATGGCCTTCGCCAAGCAGCTCGCCGCAGGCTGCGAGGCGTACGTGAATGATGCCTTCGGCAGCAGCCACCGCAAGCACGCCTCGGTCTACGGTGTGCCCAGCCTGCTCAAGCCCGCCGTCATGGGCTTTTTGGTGGAGAAGGAAGTCAAGGCTCTCGGCGGCGTATACAACGCCGGCCAGGAAGGCTTTGTTGTGGTGCTCGGTGGCGCGAAGGTCGATGAGAAGATCAACGTCATCAAGAGCCTGCTTCCGCGCTGCGAGAAGATGCTCATCGGTGGCGCAATGGCCTGGGCGTTCTTGAAGGCCAAGGGCATGGAGATCGGCGTCTCCTACTGCCCCGAAGGAAGCCCGGAGGCGGCTGCCGACGTCCTTGCCACCATGGGCGAGCACCTGAGCAAGCTGACGCTGCCGGTGGATGTGAACGCGCAGAACGTGCAGGGCGACCACTCGCTGGCGTACCTGACCGCCGACGGCATCCAGCCCGGCTGGGATGCAATGGACATTGGCCTTGAGACCCGCAAGGCCTACGCCGACGTCGTTCGCACTGCCAAGACCGTGTTCTGGAATGGCCCGATGGGCAAGTTCGAGGACAAGCCCTTCGACGAGGGCACCCTGGCAGTCGCCCAGGCCATGGGCGAGTG
This genomic interval from Armatimonadia bacterium contains the following:
- a CDS encoding phosphoglycerate kinase; amino-acid sequence: MATKTLKDVDLTGKTVFVRVDFNVPLDGAQITDDTRIRAALPTIQHLSGSKLVLASHLGRPKGKRKPEESLAPCAARLSELLGKPVTFVTDCLGPEKEAAIAAMKDGDVILLENTRFYPGEESKDKDEMMAFAKQLAAGCEAYVNDAFGSSHRKHASVYGVPSLLKPAVMGFLVEKEVKALGGVYNAGQEGFVVVLGGAKVDEKINVIKSLLPRCEKMLIGGAMAWAFLKAKGMEIGVSYCPEGSPEAAADVLATMGEHLSKLTLPVDVNAQNVQGDHSLAYLTADGIQPGWDAMDIGLETRKAYADVVRTAKTVFWNGPMGKFEDKPFDEGTLAVAQAMGECAGFNVVGGGDSVAAITQMGLADKMDHVSTGGGASLEYLESGSLPGIEALDQA